Proteins from one Pseudodesulfovibrio sp. JC047 genomic window:
- the thiM gene encoding hydroxyethylthiazole kinase: MTLLARTWDIVERIRSKAPLVHNITNYVVMNNTANALLALGASPLMAHAQEEMQELAAISNSLVLNIGTLSEPWVSSMLVAGKAAKAASKPIIFDPVGAGASSFRTQTCTKILQEVAPTIIRGNPSEIMAVAGADGQTKGVDSIHTTQAAETAAEYLAEHFDCVVVVSGKRDMVVSTTETVWLQGGTSLMAKVTGMGCTSTAICGACAGVADSAFDAAVAGMALMKTAGGMAAAKADGPGSFQMHFLDALYSLNKEAIRANCTIEG, translated from the coding sequence ATGACGCTACTTGCCCGGACCTGGGATATTGTTGAACGGATTCGTTCCAAAGCACCGCTTGTCCACAATATCACCAACTATGTGGTCATGAATAATACGGCCAATGCTCTGCTGGCTCTTGGCGCATCTCCTCTCATGGCTCATGCGCAGGAAGAAATGCAAGAACTGGCAGCCATATCCAACAGCCTTGTGCTAAATATTGGGACGTTGAGTGAGCCATGGGTTTCCAGTATGCTTGTCGCCGGAAAGGCGGCAAAGGCGGCATCCAAGCCGATTATTTTTGATCCGGTGGGCGCGGGTGCCAGTTCGTTCAGGACGCAAACCTGTACGAAAATTCTTCAAGAAGTTGCCCCGACCATTATTCGCGGTAACCCCTCAGAAATTATGGCGGTAGCTGGCGCGGACGGACAGACCAAAGGCGTGGACTCCATACACACGACACAAGCAGCAGAAACAGCGGCGGAATATCTTGCAGAACACTTTGATTGTGTTGTGGTCGTCAGCGGAAAGCGGGATATGGTGGTTTCCACCACAGAGACAGTATGGTTGCAAGGTGGGACGTCTCTCATGGCCAAGGTGACCGGCATGGGCTGCACCTCGACCGCCATTTGCGGAGCTTGTGCTGGCGTGGCCGACTCCGCGTTTGATGCAGCCGTGGCAGGCATGGCTCTGATGAAAACTGCGGGCGGAATGGCTGCCGCCAAGGCTGACGGTCCTGGCAGTTTTCAGATGCATTTTCTCGATGCCCTCTATTCGCTGAATAAAGAGGCCATAAGAGCAAATTGCACAATTGAGGGATAA
- a CDS encoding ABC transporter permease, with protein MNFFSIKRFIAMVSKEFIQMRRDRLTFAMMIGIPLIQLILFGYAINSDPRHLPTAVLSGDNSQFSRAIITGMQTSTFFDITHHPQTRAEATELIKQGIVQFVITIPEQFGRDILRNARPVLLLEADATDPMATGNAVGSFPEIIRRALAKELKGPTASLNQGALPVDIRIHNDYNPEAESQYNIVPGLIGVILTLTLVMITALAITRESERGTMEHLLATPVSPLEVMLGKIIPYIFVGYVQITLIILAAWLLFDVPMHGSVTLTFALSVVFIGANLSVGVTISTVVKNQLQAVQVSIFFFLPSLLLSGFMFPFRGMPQWAQYLGSVLPLTHYLRLIRGILLKGNTFQESIPHVWPILVFWIIIVAIGLKRYRRTLD; from the coding sequence ATGAACTTTTTCTCCATCAAACGATTCATCGCCATGGTGAGCAAGGAATTCATTCAAATGCGTCGGGACCGGCTCACCTTTGCCATGATGATTGGCATCCCGCTCATTCAGCTGATCCTTTTTGGCTACGCGATCAACTCGGACCCCCGCCATTTGCCAACGGCTGTTCTGTCTGGTGATAATTCCCAATTTTCTCGGGCTATTATCACGGGAATGCAAACAAGCACCTTTTTTGACATCACGCATCATCCACAAACTCGGGCCGAAGCGACCGAACTCATCAAACAAGGAATTGTTCAATTCGTCATCACCATTCCCGAACAATTCGGGCGTGATATCCTCCGCAACGCCCGCCCTGTACTGCTCCTTGAAGCCGATGCCACAGACCCCATGGCAACCGGAAACGCCGTGGGATCATTTCCTGAAATCATCCGCCGAGCACTGGCCAAGGAACTGAAAGGCCCGACCGCATCCCTCAATCAGGGAGCACTCCCGGTAGATATCCGAATCCATAATGATTACAACCCGGAAGCAGAGAGCCAATATAATATTGTCCCCGGTCTCATCGGTGTCATCCTGACCTTGACCCTTGTCATGATAACCGCCCTTGCCATCACCAGGGAATCGGAACGTGGCACCATGGAACATTTGCTGGCCACCCCTGTCAGTCCGCTGGAAGTCATGCTGGGAAAAATCATCCCGTACATTTTTGTCGGGTATGTGCAAATCACTCTCATCATTCTGGCGGCATGGCTGCTTTTCGACGTTCCCATGCATGGTAGCGTGACGTTGACCTTTGCGCTTTCCGTGGTCTTTATCGGAGCGAACCTCTCTGTGGGCGTGACCATTTCCACAGTGGTCAAAAACCAGCTTCAAGCGGTTCAGGTCTCCATTTTCTTTTTCCTGCCTTCCCTGCTCCTTTCCGGATTCATGTTTCCTTTCAGAGGAATGCCTCAGTGGGCGCAATACCTCGGCTCGGTCCTTCCGCTGACGCACTATCTCCGCCTCATCCGTGGCATCCTTCTCAAGGGGAACACCTTTCAGGAATCAATCCCTCATGTTTGGCCGATTCTCGTTTTCTGGATCATCATTGTTGCCATCGGTCTGAAACGCTATCGCCGCACGCTCGATTGA
- a CDS encoding ABC transporter ATP-binding protein: MSSDIIIDVQGLTKSFGPKKVVNNLDIKIRRGEIYGFLGPNGSGKTTSIRMLCGLLKPDAGSGTCLGYDVINDAARIKPHVGYMTQRFSLYEDLTVRENIEFTARVFGLAAPAKKADECIERMGLGPFEKQLAGNLSGGWKQRLSLGVSTLHSPKLLLLDEPTAGVDPGARRDFWDQVHTLASQGITALISTHYMDEAERCHRLAYIAYGTLLATGTVTEMIDNAGLTTWTVSLPSGEKGLHELSLQLKKTAGIDQVVAFGNTLHVSGKNAEILEQKIRPFQKEPYTWTRIETNLEEVFIDLMQQSKGALK, from the coding sequence ATGTCCTCCGATATCATCATCGACGTTCAGGGATTAACCAAATCCTTTGGCCCCAAAAAAGTGGTCAACAATTTGGACATAAAAATCCGCCGGGGTGAAATCTATGGATTTCTTGGCCCAAATGGGTCGGGAAAAACCACCTCGATCCGTATGTTGTGCGGCCTGCTCAAACCCGACGCAGGATCGGGGACCTGCCTTGGCTACGATGTCATCAACGATGCAGCCCGCATAAAACCGCATGTCGGATACATGACGCAAAGATTCAGTCTTTATGAGGACTTGACTGTTCGAGAAAATATCGAATTCACTGCGCGGGTGTTCGGCCTCGCTGCACCTGCCAAAAAAGCCGACGAATGTATCGAGAGGATGGGACTCGGCCCCTTTGAAAAACAGTTGGCAGGCAATTTGTCCGGCGGCTGGAAACAACGGCTTTCATTGGGCGTCAGCACGCTGCATTCCCCCAAACTACTCCTTCTGGATGAACCGACCGCCGGGGTGGACCCCGGAGCCAGACGAGATTTTTGGGATCAGGTCCACACTCTCGCCTCACAGGGCATTACGGCACTCATCAGCACGCATTACATGGATGAAGCCGAACGGTGTCACAGACTCGCCTACATCGCGTATGGGACCCTACTTGCAACCGGAACCGTCACGGAAATGATTGATAACGCGGGGTTGACCACATGGACCGTCAGCCTGCCATCTGGCGAAAAAGGGCTGCATGAACTTTCGCTCCAACTCAAAAAAACCGCTGGCATCGATCAGGTTGTCGCCTTTGGCAACACGCTTCACGTCAGTGGGAAAAACGCCGAAATACTCGAACAAAAAATCCGCCCTTTTCAAAAAGAACCGTACACATGGACCCGCATTGAAACGAATCTGGAAGAAGTGTTCATTGACCTCATGCAACAAAGCAAGGGGGCATTGAAATGA
- a CDS encoding HlyD family efflux transporter periplasmic adaptor subunit: MIHKSFFIFAAILLSISFGCSNDPANVFQGYVEGEYVLVASPLGGTLEELAVVRGRDVPQNAPLFTLERNFEKAAVNAAIHGLQQAQDNLSNLEKGQRPSEIASIQAQLQQANASAALAKIEYDRRIKLIAEKTISQEELDRSKSDYEQKVQRVRQINADLTTARLGARNDEIRAATAAVLQAQALLDQAQWNYDQKNQTAPQSAFVFDTLFRKGEWVPAGQPVVSLLPAENIEVRFFVPQTLVGKVHQGQKAVVTYDGADSPVDVTITYVSPEAEFTPPVIYSSQSRAKLVFMLKARPSPEQARSLHPGQPIDVTIPSLPQ; the protein is encoded by the coding sequence ATGATACACAAGTCATTTTTCATTTTTGCAGCAATACTGCTGAGTATCTCCTTCGGATGTTCAAACGACCCTGCGAACGTCTTCCAGGGGTATGTCGAAGGAGAATACGTTCTGGTCGCGTCTCCTCTTGGCGGCACACTGGAAGAACTGGCTGTCGTCCGAGGACGAGATGTCCCCCAAAACGCTCCACTCTTCACTCTGGAACGCAATTTCGAAAAAGCAGCGGTGAATGCAGCCATCCACGGTCTCCAGCAGGCACAGGACAATCTCTCCAACTTGGAAAAAGGACAACGACCATCCGAAATTGCTTCAATTCAGGCACAGCTCCAACAGGCGAACGCATCAGCGGCCCTCGCAAAAATTGAATACGACCGTCGCATCAAGCTCATTGCCGAAAAGACCATTTCCCAAGAGGAATTGGACCGATCAAAAAGCGACTATGAACAAAAAGTCCAACGTGTTCGACAGATAAATGCGGACCTGACAACCGCTCGACTCGGTGCGAGAAACGACGAAATCAGAGCCGCCACTGCTGCGGTTTTGCAGGCCCAGGCCCTTTTGGATCAGGCTCAATGGAATTACGATCAGAAAAATCAGACCGCGCCGCAATCCGCCTTTGTCTTTGATACACTATTCCGAAAGGGAGAATGGGTTCCCGCCGGACAGCCTGTGGTTTCTCTTTTGCCCGCCGAAAACATTGAAGTCCGATTTTTCGTCCCCCAAACCCTTGTCGGAAAAGTCCACCAGGGGCAAAAGGCTGTTGTCACGTATGATGGCGCGGACTCCCCGGTTGACGTCACGATCACATATGTTTCCCCTGAAGCCGAGTTTACCCCTCCCGTCATCTATTCCAGCCAGAGCCGGGCCAAGCTCGTCTTCATGCTCAAAGCCCGACCTTCGCCAGAACAGGCCCGGTCCCTTCATCCCGGGCAACCGATTGATGTGACCATCCCCAGCCTCCCTCAATGA
- a CDS encoding undecaprenyl-diphosphate phosphatase, whose product MAPWYVAIILGVVEGLTEFLPISSTGHLIITGHLLDFTGPKAETFDIVIQLGAILAVVLIYWDRFFGLLRPNPTQKFSGFYGLWLLFLTSLPASVVGLMTHGYIKEFLFSPTTVAIALAAGAIMIFIVEGMEKSEHVTSLDKITPKIALGIGCFQCLALWPGFSRSAATIMGGMLLGTRRTVAAEYSFIAAVPIMFAATGYDLLKNYTLFEGGDFLFLLLGFLVSFISAWLAIKGFIYLLGKLTLRPFAIYRLALAPLILLYL is encoded by the coding sequence ATGGCACCATGGTACGTAGCGATCATCCTTGGCGTTGTCGAAGGACTGACCGAATTCCTGCCCATATCCAGCACCGGCCACCTCATCATCACTGGCCATTTGCTCGACTTTACCGGCCCGAAAGCCGAAACATTCGACATCGTCATCCAGCTCGGAGCCATTCTGGCCGTTGTTCTCATCTACTGGGATCGCTTTTTTGGCCTGCTCCGCCCGAATCCTACACAAAAATTTTCAGGATTCTACGGTCTCTGGCTGCTCTTTTTGACCTCTCTTCCGGCGTCTGTCGTGGGACTCATGACACATGGATATATAAAAGAGTTCCTGTTCAGCCCAACAACCGTGGCCATCGCCCTGGCTGCTGGTGCCATTATGATTTTCATTGTGGAAGGCATGGAAAAATCGGAACACGTCACGTCCCTTGATAAAATCACACCAAAAATAGCCTTGGGGATCGGCTGTTTCCAATGTCTGGCACTGTGGCCAGGGTTCTCCCGCTCTGCAGCAACCATCATGGGAGGCATGTTACTCGGCACCCGCCGGACTGTTGCTGCTGAATATTCTTTTATCGCGGCAGTGCCCATCATGTTCGCAGCAACCGGATATGACCTGCTCAAGAACTACACCTTGTTCGAAGGCGGCGACTTTCTCTTCTTGCTGCTCGGCTTTTTGGTGTCCTTTATTTCCGCCTGGCTGGCGATCAAGGGATTTATCTATTTGCTGGGTAAATTGACCCTCCGTCCCTTTGCCATATACCGGCTGGCACTGGCTCCTTTAATTCTCCTGTATTTGTAA
- the lptF gene encoding LPS export ABC transporter permease LptF translates to MQILQRQIFTELFKLFGLTVSCLLGLILVGRMLQLRSLFLSQDIGFFNILQLFFYLTPFFLLLITPIATMLSVFLTFLRMSTDNELTALKASGVSLYRMLPAPLLFCTLCTLFTLFISVWGLSWGMDMFKTKLYQFARTHSKFALQPGVFNKEFPGITFYAHQVDNEKGELKFAFVRDESIKGTSVVVVAPEAQIKSTPATAKIKITFKNGNIFRQSGDELNILKFGSYAITLDLGKLLGGFNFSEDKAKDMPLSRLSAIRKDHSKAPDRGERFYRKVDTEFFKRISLPVGCLILGIFAIPIACTFRGLKQQYGLLLSMGLFFVYYTMFSVGVSMGESGAIPPEYGLWAPNILFVFVALVGMRYANKERTPTLVHWFMHLRFHKRASA, encoded by the coding sequence GTGCAGATCCTTCAACGACAAATATTTACTGAACTTTTCAAGCTTTTCGGCTTGACGGTTTCCTGCCTGCTTGGACTTATCCTGGTGGGGAGGATGTTGCAGCTCCGGTCCCTGTTCCTGTCTCAGGATATTGGTTTTTTCAATATCTTACAGCTGTTCTTTTATTTGACGCCATTCTTCTTGTTGCTCATTACACCCATCGCCACGATGTTGAGTGTTTTCCTGACATTCTTGCGGATGAGCACGGATAATGAGTTGACCGCACTTAAGGCCAGCGGGGTCAGTCTGTATCGAATGCTGCCCGCTCCGTTGCTTTTTTGTACGTTGTGTACCTTGTTTACTCTGTTCATCTCTGTCTGGGGACTTTCATGGGGAATGGATATGTTCAAGACCAAATTGTATCAATTTGCCAGAACACATTCCAAATTCGCTTTGCAACCGGGGGTCTTCAATAAGGAATTTCCTGGTATTACCTTTTATGCCCACCAGGTTGATAATGAGAAAGGTGAGTTGAAATTCGCGTTTGTTCGAGACGAATCCATCAAGGGGACGTCTGTGGTGGTCGTGGCTCCAGAAGCGCAGATCAAATCCACTCCGGCGACCGCAAAAATCAAGATTACCTTCAAGAATGGCAATATCTTTCGCCAGAGCGGAGACGAATTGAACATCCTCAAATTTGGTTCCTACGCCATCACGCTTGATTTGGGGAAACTCCTCGGAGGGTTCAATTTTAGTGAGGACAAGGCAAAGGATATGCCGCTTTCTCGACTCAGTGCCATTCGCAAGGATCACAGCAAGGCCCCGGATCGCGGGGAACGGTTCTACCGCAAGGTTGATACCGAGTTCTTCAAGCGCATCTCCTTGCCGGTCGGATGTTTGATACTCGGGATATTCGCTATCCCTATCGCCTGCACGTTCAGGGGATTAAAACAACAATATGGACTCCTTTTGTCCATGGGACTGTTCTTTGTCTATTATACAATGTTTTCGGTAGGAGTGAGCATGGGGGAATCCGGGGCGATTCCTCCCGAATATGGATTATGGGCGCCGAATATCCTGTTTGTTTTTGTGGCATTGGTCGGTATGCGCTATGCCAACAAGGAGCGGACGCCCACACTTGTTCATTGGTTTATGCATCTGCGGTTTCACAAGAGGGCGAGCGCATGA
- a CDS encoding LptF/LptG family permease, with translation MRNILGVGVLSRYLIRQNVYLMAICLAVGTGIYLLSDIFDRLDDFIAAGLGAETILFYFVVKIPLIVSQLMPAIFLLAMVIQLGVLTRSREMLALRAGGVAFSWFIRFFVMYAIIWSVGQLVFSQFLGVFGEYEANRIWKEDVRKKQLDELTIKNLWFRDGPFIVLADKAHPGKSRASGITVYEFTSDSQDLIRILTAKKALIDDNGWGLLDVQELDTRTFVQVKRLSQFLSVRQNLKAYAAVELKGDKAQLPLLELSKAIKKLQESGSNVEILRTVWHGKLSYAFSMVVMALFALTLITFSENMYANIGLALILIFVQYGMHVVGATAGEKGVLPPIMAAWLGNAIMGALASLRLAWVALPGFQHFVRDLVSGVRLNVRQS, from the coding sequence ATGAGGAATATCCTGGGCGTTGGCGTTCTCAGTCGCTACCTGATTCGGCAGAATGTGTACCTGATGGCCATTTGTCTGGCTGTAGGGACCGGTATCTATCTGTTGTCCGACATTTTTGATCGGTTGGATGACTTTATTGCAGCCGGTCTGGGTGCTGAAACGATCCTGTTTTATTTTGTGGTCAAAATTCCCTTGATCGTGTCCCAATTGATGCCCGCCATTTTTTTGCTTGCCATGGTTATTCAACTGGGCGTGTTAACTCGATCGCGGGAAATGCTTGCCTTGCGAGCCGGTGGGGTCGCCTTTTCGTGGTTTATCCGTTTTTTTGTGATGTATGCGATTATCTGGAGTGTTGGGCAATTGGTTTTTTCTCAATTCCTTGGCGTGTTTGGCGAGTACGAAGCCAATCGAATCTGGAAAGAGGATGTGCGGAAAAAGCAGTTGGACGAATTGACGATCAAGAATTTGTGGTTTCGAGACGGTCCATTTATCGTCCTTGCTGACAAAGCTCATCCCGGGAAAAGTCGGGCAAGCGGTATCACTGTGTATGAATTTACCTCGGATAGTCAGGATCTCATTCGTATCTTGACCGCCAAAAAGGCCTTGATTGATGACAATGGTTGGGGACTGCTCGATGTGCAGGAGTTGGATACTCGAACATTTGTCCAGGTAAAACGGTTGTCTCAATTCCTTTCGGTCAGACAAAATTTGAAGGCATATGCCGCCGTGGAACTCAAAGGTGACAAGGCGCAACTCCCCCTTTTGGAGTTGTCGAAGGCGATCAAGAAACTTCAGGAATCCGGCTCGAATGTAGAAATTTTACGGACGGTCTGGCATGGGAAGCTTTCCTATGCTTTTTCCATGGTGGTCATGGCGCTGTTTGCCCTGACGTTGATTACATTTTCAGAGAATATGTATGCCAATATCGGGCTGGCATTGATCCTGATTTTTGTTCAATACGGGATGCATGTTGTCGGGGCGACAGCGGGTGAAAAGGGAGTTTTGCCGCCCATCATGGCTGCCTGGCTTGGCAATGCCATAATGGGGGCGTTGGCGTCGTTGCGATTGGCTTGGGTTGCTCTGCCGGGGTTTCAGCATTTTGTGAGAGATCTGGTGAGCGGCGTGCGGCTGAACGTGCGTCAAAGTTGA
- the yihA gene encoding ribosome biogenesis GTP-binding protein YihA/YsxC produces MNRTIELVKTIYEIKQLEHFEEAQIALAGRSNVGKSSLVNRLAGRKKLAKISSKPGKTRSLNYYKVNPDGYFLVDLPGYGYAKCSKTERAKWAKLIEAYMTETPHLKAVAVLLDSRLKPQKIDMELTSYLKNLGIPVIPILTKADKPKQRDLAQLQNQWKDILQQDKTPLAFSSKTGKGEEKLWDILSEYAQI; encoded by the coding sequence ATGAACCGAACCATTGAGTTAGTCAAAACAATATACGAAATCAAGCAGCTTGAACACTTCGAAGAAGCACAAATCGCCTTGGCGGGACGCTCCAACGTCGGAAAGTCCTCACTGGTCAATCGATTGGCTGGACGAAAAAAGTTGGCAAAAATCAGTTCTAAACCAGGTAAAACCCGGAGTCTGAATTATTATAAAGTCAACCCTGACGGCTATTTCCTTGTTGACTTACCCGGCTACGGTTATGCCAAATGCTCCAAGACAGAACGAGCAAAATGGGCCAAGCTCATCGAAGCCTACATGACAGAAACGCCACATCTGAAAGCGGTAGCCGTACTTCTGGACTCGCGTCTCAAACCGCAAAAAATAGATATGGAGCTGACTTCGTATCTGAAAAACCTGGGTATCCCGGTCATTCCCATTCTTACCAAGGCTGACAAACCCAAGCAGCGCGATCTTGCACAGCTGCAAAATCAATGGAAAGATATTCTTCAACAGGACAAAACCCCATTGGCATTTTCCAGCAAAACCGGCAAAGGTGAAGAAAAACTCTGGGATATCCTCAGCGAATACGCTCAGATATAG
- a CDS encoding type II 3-dehydroquinate dehydratase — protein sequence MVHCNILLLNGPNLGHIGKRQPEIYGSQTMDDVPVLLDKIMGKAAERIMLSRFQSNSEGGLIDRLEQAKEEGIDGIVFNAGAYTHTSLAIADCLAWIDIPCVEVHISNIWARTDQPLRQRSLMGEQCIGVIAGFGILGYALGVQAVYERLTEDKK from the coding sequence ATGGTTCACTGCAACATATTGTTGTTGAATGGTCCGAATCTTGGGCACATAGGCAAGCGACAGCCAGAGATTTATGGTTCTCAAACCATGGATGACGTCCCTGTCCTCCTTGATAAGATTATGGGCAAGGCGGCTGAACGCATTATGCTTTCCCGTTTTCAGTCAAATTCCGAAGGCGGTTTGATTGACCGTTTGGAACAGGCCAAAGAAGAAGGCATTGACGGCATTGTGTTCAATGCAGGGGCATATACGCATACCAGCCTCGCCATTGCCGACTGTCTTGCCTGGATTGATATTCCGTGCGTGGAAGTGCATATCAGCAACATTTGGGCGCGCACCGATCAACCCCTCAGGCAGCGATCGCTCATGGGGGAGCAGTGCATCGGCGTCATTGCCGGATTTGGCATTCTGGGGTATGCCCTCGGTGTTCAGGCGGTCTATGAACGTCTGACTGAGGACAAAAAATAG
- the efp gene encoding elongation factor P — translation MIATKDFRTGLKIEIDGKPFEIVEFQHFKPGKGGAMMRTKLRHMRTGQVLDKTFRSGEKVKKPDMAVVEMQYIYKDGTDFVFMDLDTYDQMNVPGENVGEKGGYVKEGDTVKVLLYNGELIGVDLPANVSLVVSQTDPGIQGDRVSNATKPATLETGLKINVPLFINEGETIKVDTRSGEYLGRE, via the coding sequence ATGATTGCAACCAAAGATTTCAGGACTGGCCTGAAGATTGAAATAGACGGAAAGCCTTTTGAAATTGTTGAATTTCAGCATTTCAAACCGGGCAAAGGTGGCGCCATGATGCGCACGAAACTCCGTCATATGAGAACGGGTCAGGTTCTGGACAAGACCTTTCGCTCTGGCGAAAAGGTGAAAAAGCCGGACATGGCGGTTGTTGAAATGCAATATATTTATAAAGATGGCACAGACTTTGTGTTCATGGATCTTGATACCTATGACCAAATGAACGTTCCTGGTGAGAACGTTGGCGAAAAGGGTGGATACGTCAAGGAAGGAGACACCGTCAAAGTCCTGTTGTATAATGGTGAGCTGATTGGTGTTGACCTGCCCGCCAATGTCAGTCTGGTTGTTTCCCAGACCGACCCTGGTATCCAGGGAGACCGTGTGAGCAACGCGACCAAGCCTGCCACCCTTGAAACCGGCTTGAAGATCAACGTACCGCTCTTCATTAATGAAGGTGAGACGATCAAAGTTGACACCCGCAGCGGAGAATATCTGGGACGCGAATAA